The Panicum virgatum strain AP13 chromosome 5K, P.virgatum_v5, whole genome shotgun sequence genome has a window encoding:
- the LOC120705960 gene encoding putative pentatricopeptide repeat-containing protein At5g59900, giving the protein MPPRPRRHPAGHTNAAPTTSDSGMVKLLADILHHTAPPTWPSALAAPLLRSRLAPAHVSSLLLLPASLSRPDLSRRFLLLLPPELVSPVSLSLLALSFLSSSPSPSSSASSPHAASLLLSLATSTPSASSSFSSLSHANSLATFRPGAATAATTLLASSYLRLRRARDAAAVLRLSLSSGIAMKQYTTSQILFALIKIRQFALARELFDEMLGTGVRVDEYIYTAGIRAYCETNNLDGARGLLARMESKGIKSSAVPYNVLMYGFCKNNRVHEAVEVKNGMVERGVTTDEVTYRTLVYGFCRTDELEMALEMTDDMLRLGFVPSEASCSIMLDGLRKRGRVEEAFRLACHLGELGMVPNLFASNALMDKLCKDGRFSEAERLFKGMENRGLQPNEVTYAIFIHSLCKRGMMDDALHMFDRMREKGIRVTAYPYNSLINGYCQCDDFDKAWRFLREMVEKGLTPNAASYSPLIAGLCRKGDSASAVELHKEMDRNGVSGNIYTLTALINCFCKDSNMDEAARLFDKMIDSSIVPNEVTFNVMIEGYCRAGNVRKAFELYDQMVDRGLTPDNYTYRSMISVLCLTLGALKAKEFVDDLENNCAMLNSFSLTALLHGLSKEGRLTETYHVWNMMGAQGVKLDLTSFTVIIYAALKQHDNEKVSMLIREMEENGLKPDIVFHTCMIGAHSKEGNIAQALNCWDKMIADGCPPNVVTYTVLINNLCRSGLLSSAEILCKEMLAGRFLPNSFTYNCFLDYLATEGELEKAKVLHATMLEGCLANTVTFNTLIKGFCKVGQIQEAIDLMQKITESCLFPDCISYSTIINELCKMGDTNKAFGLWNEMLHKGLKPDIVAYNILIRWCSIHGEFDKGLGIYSDMFKNGVQPNWDTYRALFIGASLMTRKGKTLLLTT; this is encoded by the coding sequence aTGCCTCCTCGGCCACGGCGGCACCCCGCCGGCCACACTAACGCCGCGCCCACCACCTCTGATTCAGGTATGGTCAAGCTCCTAGCCGACATCCTCCACCATACCGCGCCACCCACCTGGCCgtccgccctcgccgcgccgctgctccgcaGCCGCCTCGCCCCGGCGCATGTCTCctcactcctcctcctcccggcctCCCTCAGCCGGCCCGATCTCTcccgccgcttcctcctcctgctgccgcCCGAGCTCGTCTCCCcggtctccctctccctcctcgccctctccttcctctcgtcCTCGCCCTCCCCCTCATCGTCTGCATCCTCCCCGcacgccgcctccctcctcctctccctcgcgACATCCACTCCGTCCGCCTCGTCCTCATTTTCCTCACTCTCACACGCTAATTCACTCGCCACCTTCCGACCTggcgcggccaccgccgccaccacgctTCTCGCCTCCTCGTACCTCcggctccgccgcgcccgcgatgccgccgccgtcctacgCCTATCCCTGTCGTCCGGCATTGCTATGAAGCAGTATACCACTTCTCAGATATTGTTCGCTCTCATCAAGATCCGGCAGTTTGCTCTTGCCCGTGAATTGTTCGATGAAATGCTTGGGACAGGTGTTCGCGTGGACGAGTACATTTACACGGCTGGAATTCGAGCTTATTGCGAGACAAATAATTTAGATGGCGCAAGGGGTCTATTGGCAAGGATGGAAAGCAAGGGCATCAAGAGCAGTGCTGTGCCATACAATGTGCTGATGTAtggtttctgcaaaaataatcgTGTTCATGAGGCAGTGGAGGTGAAGAATGGCATGGTGGAGAGAGGAGTTACGACTGATGAAGTTACATACCGTACTCTAGTGTATGGGTTTTGTCGGACCGATGAACTTGAAATGGCATTGGAAATGACTGATGACATGCTTAGGCTGGGGTTTGTGCCATCAGAGGCCAGTTGCTCGATTATGCTTGATGGACTACGGAAGAGAGGGCGTGTCGAGGAGGCCTTCAGGTTAGCTTGTCACTTGGGTGAGTTGGGCATGGTACCAAACCTGTTTGCTAGTAATGCATTGATGGATAAACTGTGCAAGGATGGAAGATTTAGTGAGGCAGAAAGGCTATTCAAAGGGATGGAAAACAGGGGTCTTCAGCCAAATGAGGTGACCTATGCTATATTTATACATTCCCTGTGCAAGAGGGGGATGATGGATGATGCACTTCACATGTTTGATAGGATGAGGGAGAAGGGAATCAGAGTGACAGCTTACCCGTACAACTCTTTAATTAATGGTTACTGCCAATGTGATGATTTTGACAAGGCATGGCGGTTTCTGAGAGAGATGGTTGAGAAGGGATTAACACCGAATGCAGCATCATATTCCCCCCTTATAGCTGGTTTATGCCGGAAAGGGGATTCAGCCAGTGCAGTGGAGCTTCACAAGGAGATGGACAGGAATGGTGTTTCAGGGAATATCTATACGCTTACAGCACTTATCAATTGTTTCTGCAAGGACAGTAATATGGATGAAGCTGCTAGGTTGTTTGATAAGATGATTGACAGCTCCATAGTACCAAATGAAGTGACTTTTAATGTCATGATAGAAGGGTATTGCCGTGCAGGCAATGTTAGGAAGGCATTTGAGTTATATGATCAAATGGTGGATAGGGGTCTAACACCTGATAATTACACTTACAGGTCAATGATTAGTGTACTTTGTTTAACTTTAGGTGCCTTGAAAGCAAAGGAATTCGTTGATGATCTAGAAAATAACTGTGCCATGCTAAATAGTTTTAGCCTAACAGCACTTTTGCATGGATTGTCCAAAGAAGGAAGGCTAACTGAAACATACCATGTTTGGAACATGATGGGAGCGCAAGGGGTCAAGCTTGATCTTACCAGTTTCACTGTAATTATATATGCAGCTCTGAAACAGCATGACAATGAAAAAGTAAGCATGTTGATTAGGGAAATGGAAGAAAATGGTCTGAAGCCCGACATTGTGTTCCATACGTGCATGATTGGTGCACATTCAAAGGAAGGAAATATTGCTCAAGCTTTAAACTGCTGGGATAAGATGATAGCTGATGGGTGTCCTCCAAATGTTGTCACATATACGGTTTTAATAAATAATCTCTGCAGGTCTGGGCTTTTGAGCAGCGCAGAGATCCTTTGTAAAGAAATGTTAGCTGGACGCTTTCTTCCTAATAGTTTTACTTATAATTGTTTTCTTGATTATCTGGCAACTGAAGGAGAGCTGGAAAAGGCTAAAGTTCTACATGCAACCATGCTTGAAGGCTGTTTAGCTAACACAGTGACATTTAACACATTGATCAAAGGATTCTGTAAGGTTGGGCAGATCCAAGAGGCAATTGACCTTATGCAGAAGATCACTGAAAGCTGTTTATTTCCTGATTGCATCAGCTATTCTACAATAATAAATGAACTCTGTAAGATGGGTGACACAAATAAAGCATTTGGGCTCTGGAATGAGATGCTGCACAAGGGATTGAAGCCTGATATTGTGGCATACAATATTTTGATACGCTGGTGCAGTATTCATGGCGAATTTGATAAAGGTTTAGGAATTTATAGTGATATGTTTAAGAATGGGGTGCAACCAAACTGGGATACATATAGAGCTCTTTTCATAGgagcttctttgatgaccaggAAAGGAAAAACTTTACTGTTGACCACCTGA